One part of the Arabidopsis thaliana chromosome 4, partial sequence genome encodes these proteins:
- a CDS encoding SAUR-like auxin-responsive protein family (SAUR-like auxin-responsive protein family; CONTAINS InterPro DOMAIN/s: Auxin responsive SAUR protein (InterPro:IPR003676); BEST Arabidopsis thaliana protein match is: SAUR-like auxin-responsive protein family (TAIR:AT2G46690.1); Has 1421 Blast hits to 1407 proteins in 27 species: Archae - 0; Bacteria - 0; Metazoa - 0; Fungi - 0; Plants - 1420; Viruses - 0; Other Eukaryotes - 1 (source: NCBI BLink).) codes for MGNGDKVMSHWSFHIPRLHHHEHDHEKVPKGCLAVKVGQGEEQERFVIPVMYFNHPLFGQLLKEAEEEFGFAQKGTITIPCHVEEFRYVQGLIDRENTRFLGTNLLDHHHHHHNHLIRCFRV; via the coding sequence ATGGGTAACGGAGACAAAGTCATGAGCCACTGGAGCTTCCACATCCCACGTCTCCATCATCATGAGCATGATCATGAAAAGGTACCAAAAGGGTGTTTGGCAGTGAAGGTAGGACAAGGAGAAGAGCAAGAGAGATTTGTGATTCCCGTTATGTACTTTAATCATCCTTTGTTTGGACAACTCTTGAaggaagctgaagaagagtttggtttTGCTCAAAAAGGGACAATCACGATCCCTTGTCACGTTGAGGAGTTTAGGTATGTTCAAGGATTGATCGATCGAGAAAACACTAGATTTCTCGGTACTAATCTCCTtgatcatcaccatcatcatcacaaccATCTCATCCGgtgttttagggtttga